Genomic segment of Coffea arabica cultivar ET-39 chromosome 1e, Coffea Arabica ET-39 HiFi, whole genome shotgun sequence:
GTTTCCCAAATTCAGTTtcaaaatatgaatttttataCTTATCCAAGCATGTTCATTTGACTATAACATCCTACAAATTAGAAATCTTTCCCCTAAAAGATATTTTAAAGCACCCATATATAGTTGCTTGttatgctctctctctctctctctctcctccccccccccctctcttttctccccTTGATTCCACAAGCCTACTTCATGATCAATTGTTATCTGACGATCTAAATGTATTTGAACTCCTTTCTACTTGTGGATCTTTGCATTAGCAGAAGTCATTTTTTGTTTAGTCTGCTTTGACTTTTCTAAATGTGTGTCTGTGTGAccgcttccttttcttttaactTTGGATTCTGTTTTGCACCTATAAACCTCAAGTTTGAGCTTTCATTCACAATGGATTTTGCAGCCATTGCTCGCACTGTGGGACATTTATCAAAGAGTGCTGAGGTCATGAAGCTTGTCAATAATCTGATGAAGGCTCCTGAGGTGGCTATAACAATGCAAGAATTTAGTAAAGAAATGACCAAGGTAACGCATTGATTTGTGTCCTTGAAGCtggttgatcattttattttttgtccaCCGACTGTTGACATGTGGATGGTTTGATATGCTAGACGTAACTTGCTTGTCGTGTTCATTTTTCTTATTGAACCATCAGTCATCTTTTACGCTTGGTGATCTTTTCAGATATATGGTGCTAGGCTTATCTATCCTTAGTATAGGAGTGCGCTTATAAATATCTTCAAAGACTCCAAATTTCTTGTGTTAAAGTGATAAAATTTAGTAGATTGTAATGCAAAACGTCGTAGTAGCAGCTGAAAGTTGAATTTGCTTGTCAACGCTTTGCAGTTGAGTCTATTGCATTGGTAAAAAGCAATTGTAGGCTAAAATCATGTCTAGGCTTTGTAATCTATTCCtacaataaaaagaaatttttttttaatttcatcatacTTATTCCGAGATATGTTACTGCAGGCTGGTGTCATAGAAGAGCTTGTGAATGATGCCGTGGACAATGCCCTGGATTCAGAAGACATTGAAGAGGAGACTGAAGAAGAAGTTGATAAGGTCTTAACTGCTATTGCTGGTGAGACTGCTGCACAGCTTCCCGAAGCAGTCAGGAAGGAGAGGTTGAAGCAGCCTGCCCAGGAAGATGTAGAGGTACGAAACGACCCATACTTGATCTAATTCTTTGCCATGCTTGTTCCTTTCTCTTCTGAAATAAGTTAAAAGGAGAATTTCTTCTGGTGACATGCTGCAGGAGGATGATGAGGAAGAGCTTGAAGAAATTAGGGCGCGTCTCGCCAAAGTTAGATCATAACTTGAACCTCACATTGTCTGCCCACATCCCAGTGTCCCTGAGAATGTAGAAGTATTGTATTGATTAATGCATGCCAACGTTTGAGATGCTGCAGCCATATTCCTATTGCAGATCGGAAGACAGAAGTTGTGAAAAACATTACGTGTTGTACAAGAATGGGCTCTTGTTAGAAGGATAACCCTAGCTGTTGTGTATATATGATAATGCACGTTGCAAGTTTTTACCGAGAGTTCTCACCGTGCCCTTTGACCTTACGGGAGAATAACGATCTAAAATCTGGCATCACTTCCTAATGGCAAAAGCCTTAAATTCTGTAAAATTGGATTGTCGTACTCCAATGTCTTGTTAGTTTGTTGGCTTACCCCTCAATTCTGTAATACGCACCAGAATAAGTCTTGTCCTTCTGCCAAATGAAGGCGCAGTATACACGACATGTTTGGAATAACAAAATGTACCGAGGAATTGGAATGCTTGAACCGACAAATCTTAGATTAAAAGAGACGCTTAATTTTGTCATTTACCAGAGACTTTAAGTTATTCCTATTATTATAACATTGATAGGGAAATCAAGAGGAGGGATTGGCAGTTTTCCTTTTCAGTGAAGTGGCAACATTGCAGATGGGGAGTACCAATTAACAACAACTTATTCTTGATTGAGCACTTTTGAAGCTAAAAAGGGTAGCCAGGCCAATGCAGATGCTTCACTCTTTCGCTATGCATTCTTGCTTTCAGCTTAATTTGTCACCTACAAAATTCAGTCCTGTACCAATACTGGATAGCCTCAACCATTCTATTTTTGATGACAAGTGCACATAATGCTTGT
This window contains:
- the LOC113707157 gene encoding vacuolar protein sorting-associated protein 24 homolog 1, whose product is MEKVMNMIKPKPNPQQLLRDWQRRLRQECRNIERQIRDIQREEKNVQKAIKEAAKRNDMGSAKSLAKELVRSRKTVNRLYENKAQMNSISMHLGESVAIARTVGHLSKSAEVMKLVNNLMKAPEVAITMQEFSKEMTKAGVIEELVNDAVDNALDSEDIEEETEEEVDKVLTAIAGETAAQLPEAVRKERLKQPAQEDVEEDDEEELEEIRARLAKVRS